A genomic region of Caenorhabditis elegans chromosome V contains the following coding sequences:
- the set-5 gene encoding SET domain-containing protein (Confirmed by transcript evidence), whose amino-acid sequence MNPKNKSSTIISKNVEELLPTLFPITEVRSFGKKCRSIEISKSYLINRALVSNLDIEPDEPIVRIRGLLAFHHELQEDSRNVNFLFTYGCVCLDARGTGNNPGRFVRRSCFPNSYLSYERNNTEFHIIIKARDFIPYGHEITIDFNDDFFPLNCSLKCTVHLEDSENCRREWKRKYIQNDGYWKPPELSISASSSSTSQIDPEPSKTPFNEEQEKLLKSIINQSKIIPMMPRHTKHLCHVFKQEFGSEKTVEEIDDDLGKLISDFTSRVMKSNIVLNDDRLMNAITLRNVLYVTSVSVEENVLEWLHDAGVNVFLNKNRQLFLMKYSKTDKSPLNVHSLDRKTKDYELYLKEQMTKLLAGMPDESGRETSQAANEVEVQAAMENVEEGEIVPESGNRVFSPLPPPPPPPLEMSRESSPISSVSGKSIKLLTLQLKETMHKKNSFFHSSYVKKEETGIINGESIQVTKKAESSQFSDSSPILLVNPHVHTEAPEPTPKEHMERKWSTTHSGSMGELQRPVTSQSSRKSSRWDVTEEDLKRKLSATSSTHNPRERASVELETRQSEEIQKLQRLVNVIKPRDDSLEGTSNLDAANREIPIEASSTAPLLSRSFQFWRERSKSPDDSAQNHSDLHGTSLKSRPDAQKNPIPQAVAKTMLKFPVSTLDRPVNTKKSMAFGQEAQIMPKSSVFVNNAVKIPQKFVIVKEASSDNPNAAENPVSTQNTVDLHDIPSKTPQQKVTSENRGSGAPNSSEDQQKLDEIAPTTQILPEDPVSVQSRSDVCEVTAETSQKSVGPERIGGDAQSSSENTVSVRNRVDLHGIPSKTPQKLVQSGKSAQSSTENQQQIEMTPEARILSKNPISAQSKTPVKEERPESHSLSESFASTQHPMKISEISENSTQNRSDSSRIGLRSVKLEQIPSRTIKVEEPTDFPSNSEPEAQIPLETRTLEPSEASSVQPEPPIDQEEAENDENPEILTPNSPTIDQDEAQNSDAPDASADSDLPKLEPELERMIDFLVEITEKISVPAIKTDIWKLYQARMKQNVKEECIRQRFMSKLAPIIHRLDNYSIEARVRIIFVLSVKVDADFLKELRKNAVVRVDDEQLITKYVSCNDGGLKLEGNHSMSDRLKNRKRSLDLIKDVDCEKKEAEHDVKKTKKSTSGSENDTDAEETDFHSITERQPKVVENSENRKRASSAKRRLVTSSSEESDQDDRSSRSKTEKQRKIAANEKRSSTASRVRILSDSSDESNREEGPSCSNSKKLTKISGNKKNPAILRKRLLGDSSDKSDKDERTSCPSSKKRPKLAENKKKPPTPKANENTTTSDHSRIETDDIQFEGVYPIEPCAPVSSGMPILSVKTEPRSTEHLSFSYENVAYTQAEFSSTTYACPEPTETISLHDFLTLLRRLLILLQCEELAELARNIKTISETGGDEKIPTNRINSVLDVAFYKIQRKFVVTSSPNSTSAREFLKLFKNLLNLLESRAVDMLLGQVSGKLSELEHVDMNLSIAYIEECVRAILSIFS is encoded by the exons ATGAACCCGAAAAACAAATCATCAACAATCATTTCGAAAAACGTCGAGGAGCTGCTTCCGACACTATTCCCCATCACAGAAGTTCGaagtttcggaaaaaagtgTCGCAGtatcgaaatttcgaaatccTATTTAATCAACAGAGCTCTCGTCTCAAATCTAGACATCGAGCCGGACGAGCCAATTGTGAGGATTCGAGGATTATTGGCATTTCATCATGAACTTCAAGAAGATTCTCGAAATGTGAACTTTCTATTCACATACGGATGTGTCTGTTTGGATGCTCGAGGGACTGGAAATAATCCTGGAAGATTTGTCCGAAGAAGCTGCTTTCCGAATAGTTATCTTAGTTATGAAAGAAACAATACAGAATTCCATATAATTATCAAAGCAAGAGACTTCATTCCATATGGACATGAGATTACTATCGATTTTAATGACGATTTCTTTCCTTTGAATTGTTCATTAAAATGTACTGTGCACTTGGAGGATTCTGAGAATTGTCGACGGGAATGGAAGAGAAAGTATATTCAGAATGATGGTTATTGGAAACCGCCGGAACTCTCT atttccgcATCTTCAAGCAGCACTTCACAAATCGATCCTGAACCATCAAAAACACCATTTAACGAAGAACAAGAGAAACTACTTAAATCGAttatcaatcaatcaaaaatcattCCGATGATGCCACGACACACGAAACATCTGTGCCACGTGTTCAAGCAGGAGTTTGGATCAGAGAAGACTGTCGAGGAGATTGACGATGATctaggaaaattaatttcggaTTTCACTAGTCGAGTGATGAAATCGAATATTGTATTGAATGATGATCGTCTGATGAATGCAATAACATTACgcaatgttttgtatgtgaCAAGTGTATCAGTTGAAGAGAATGTACTAGAAtg gcTCCACGACGCTGGTGTCAATGTGTTTCTGAACAAGAATCGACagttatttttgatgaaatattcGAAGACAGACAAGAGTCCGTTGAATGTACACAGTTTGGATCGAAAAACCAAAGACTATGAGCTGTATTTGAAGGAACAGATGACGAAACTTCTTGCagg GATGCCTGATGAATCTGGAAGAGAAACCAGCCAAGCAGCAAATGAAGTAGAAGTTCAGGCAGCGATGGAGAACGTGGAAGAAGGAGAAATTGTCCCAGAGAGCGG AAATCGCGTGTTCTCACCATTGCCACCACCGCCACCTCCACCTCTGGAAATGTCAAGAGAATCATCGCCGATTAGCTCAGTTTCAGGAAAATCCATTAAACTTCTCACACTTCAACTAAAGGAAACTATGCATAAGaagaattctttttttcattccagTTATGTTAAGAAGGAAGAAACGGGAATTATCAATGGAGAGTCGATACAAGTTACGAAAAAAGCTGAATCATCTCAATTTTCGGATTCCTCTCCAATTCTTCTAGTAAATCCACACGTTCACACAGAAGCGCCGGAACCAACTCCAAAAGAGCATATGGAGAGAAAATG GAGCACCACCCATTCTGGAAGCATGGGTGAGCTCCAGAGacctgtgacgtcacaaagttccagaaaatcgaGTCGCTGGGATGTCACTGAAGAGGATTTGAAAcg aaaactttccGCCACGTCATCCACCCACAATCCGAGAGAACGTGCTTCCGTGGAACTGGAAACCCGACAATCCGAAGAGATACAAAAACTTCAGCGACTTGTGAACGTGATAAAGCCTCGTGATGATTCTCTGGAGGGCACCTCGAATTTGGATGCTGCAAATCGAGAAATTCCAATTGAAGCATCGAGCACAGCGCCGCTCCtttcgagaagttttcaattttggcgggaacgCTCAAAATCTCCTGATGATTCTGCTCAAAATCACTCGGATTTGCACGGAACTTCATTGAAAAGCCGTCCAGATGCtcagaaaaatccaattccGCAAGCAGTAGCTAAAACGATgttgaaatttccagtttcTACTCTAGACCGGCCggttaatacaaaaaaatcgatggcATTTGGACAAGAAGCTCAAATCATGCCGAAAAGTTCAGTTTTCGTTAATAATGCGGTGAAAATcccacaaaaatttgtcatagTGAAGGAAGCTAGCTCTGATAATCCAAATGCGGCGGAAAATCCAGTTTCTACTCAAAATACCGTGGATTTGCACGATATTCCATCGAAAACCCCGCAACAGAAGGTTACGTCGGAGAATAGAGGCTCAGGTGCTCCAAATTCGTCAGAAGATCAGCAAAAGCTCGACGAAATAGCGCCAACAACTCAAATTTTACCGGAAGATCCAGTTTCTGTTCAAAGTCGCTCGGATGTGTGCGAAGTTACAGcagaaacttctcaaaaatcggTTGGACCGGAGAGAATTGGCGGAGATGCTCAAAGTTCATCGGAAAATACAGTTTCTGTTCGAAATCGCGTGGATTTGCACGGAATCCCTTCGAAAACTCCACAAAAATTGGTTCAGTCaggaaaaagtgctcaaagtTCGACGGAAAATCAACAACAGATTGAAATGACACCAGAAGCtcgaattttatcaaaaaatccaatttcggCTCAATCGAAAACCCCGGTGAAAGAAGAACGTCCCGAATCTCACAGTTTGTCGGAAAGTTTCGCTTCAACCCAGCATCCAATGAAAATCTcggaaatatctgaaaattccacCCAAAATCGTTCGGATTCGTCGAGAATTGGGCTGCGATCGGTGAAATTGGAGCAAATTCCGTCGAGAACCATCAAAGTAGAAGAACCAACGGATTTCCCATCAAACTCGGAGCCAGAAGCTCAAATTCCGCTTGAAACGAGAACTTTGGAGCCGTCCGAAGCTTCAAGTGTGCAACCGGAGCCCCCAATCGACCaggaagaagctgaaaatgatGAGAATCCAGAAATTTTGACTCCAAACTCGCCAACAATTGATCAGGATGAAGCTCAAAATTCAGATGCACCAGATGCTTCCGCGGATtcagatttgccgaaattggaGCCAGAACTCGAGCGAATGATTGATTTTCTCGTGGAAATTACAGAGAAAATCAGTGTTCCAGCGATTAAAACAgatatttggaaattgtaTCAAGCAAGGATGAAGCAGAATGTAAAAGAGGAATGTATTCGTCAAAG attcatgtCAAAACTGGCTCCGATTATACATCGTTTGGATAATTATAGCATTGAGGCTCGAGTTCGCATCATTTTCGTTTTGAGTGTTAAGGTGGAtgcggattttttgaaaga gcTTCGCAAAAACGCCGTGGTTCGTGTTGATGACGAGCAATTGATTACAAAGTATGTGTCTTGTAATGATGGTGGATTGAAGCTTGAAGGAAATCATTCAATGTCGGATAGGTTAAAGAATCGAAAGAGAAGTTTGGATTTGATTAAGGATGTCGATTGTGAGAAGAAAGAGGCCGAGCATGATGTTAAAAAGACGAAAAAGAG cacTAGTGGTTCTGAGAATGACACCGACGCAGAGGAAACGGATTTTCATTCGATAACTGAACGACAACCgaaagttgttgaaaattctgaaaataggaAGAG agcttcGTCAGCCAAAAGACGTCTAGTGACAAGTTCTTCTGAAGAAAGTGACCAGGATGATCGATCGAGTcgatcaaaaactgaaaagcaACGGAAAATTGCAGCAAATGAGAAAAG ATCTTCCACCGCATCCAGAGTGCGTATATTGAGTGACTCATCAGACGAAAGTAACAGAGAGGAAGGACCAAGTTGCTCGAATTCCAAAAAGCTGactaaaatttcaggaaataagaaaaa ccccgCGATACTCCGAAAACGTTTGCTGGGAGACTCTTCCGACAAAAGTGACAAGGACGAGAGAACAAGCTGCCCAAGTTCCAAAAAACGACCAAAACttgctgaaaataagaaaaa acctcCAACTCCAAAGGCCAATGAAAATACCACTACTTCTGATCATTCCAGAATTGAAACTGATGATATTCAATTTGAAGGAGTATATCCAATTGAACCCTGTGCTCCTGTATCTTCTGGAATGCCGATTCTTTCTGTGAAAACTGAGCCAAGAAGCACTGAACATTTGAGCTTCTCCTATGAGAACGTGGCATACACCCAAGCGGA attctCTTCGACGACCTACGCATGTCCAGAACCAACAGAGACAATCAGCCTTCACgattttttgacacttttacGTCGCCTTCTTATTCTGTTGCAATGCGAAGAGCTCGCGGAGCTCGCAAGAAATATCAAGACAATTAGCGAAACTGGAGGCGATGAA aaaattccaacGAATCGAATCAATTCGGTGCTCGACGTGGCATTCTACAAAATTCAGCGAAAATTCGTCGTGACGTCATCTCCCAATTCGACGAGCGCCCGAGAATTcctgaaacttttcaagaatCTCCTAAATTTGTTGGAATCTCGAGCAGTCGACATGCTCTTGGGCCAAGTTTCAGGGAAATTGTCGGAGTTGGAGCATGTGGATATG aatcTTTCAATTGCCTATATCGAAGAATGTGTCAGGGCAATTCTCTCCATCTTCTCATAA
- the set-5 gene encoding SET domain-containing protein (Confirmed by transcript evidence) produces MNPKNKSSTIISKNVEELLPTLFPITEVRSFGKKCRSIEISKSYLINRALVSNLDIEPDEPIVRIRGLLAFHHELQEDSRNVNFLFTYGCVCLDARGTGNNPGRFVRRSCFPNSYLSYERNNTEFHIIIKARDFIPYGHEITIDFNDDFFPLNCSLKCTVHLEDSENCRREWKRKYIQNDGYWKPPELSISASSSSTSQIDPEPSKTPFNEEQEKLLKSIINQSKIIPMMPRHTKHLCHVFKQEFGSEKTVEEIDDDLGKLISDFTSRVMKSNIVLNDDRLMNAITLRNVLYVTSVSVEENVLEWLHDAGVNVFLNKNRQLFLMKYSKTDKSPLNVHSLDRKTKDYELYLKEQMTKLLAGMPDESGRETSQAANEVEVQAAMENVEEGEIVPESGNRVFSPLPPPPPPPLEMSRESSPISSVSGKSIKLLTLQLKETMHKKNSFFHSSYVKKEETGIINGESIQVTKKAESSQFSDSSPILLVNPHVHTEAPEPTPKEHMERKWSTTHSGSMGELQRPVTSQSSRKSSRWDVTEEDLKRKLSATSSTHNPRERASVELETRQSEEIQKLQRLVNVIKPRDDSLEGTSNLDAANREIPIEASSTAPLLSRSFQFWRERSKSPDDSAQNHSDLHGTSLKSRPDAQKNPIPQAVAKTMLKFPVSTLDRPVNTKKSMAFGQEAQIMPKSSVFVNNAVKIPQKFVIVKEASSDNPNAAENPVSTQNTVDLHDIPSKTPQQKVTSENRGSGAPNSSEDQQKLDEIAPTTQILPEDPVSVQSRSDVCEVTAETSQKSVGPERIGGDAQSSSENTVSVRNRVDLHGIPSKTPQKLVQSGKSAQSSTENQQQIEMTPEARILSKNPISAQSKTPVKEERPESHSLSESFASTQHPMKISEISENSTQNRSDSSRIGLRSVKLEQIPSRTIKVEEPTDFPSNSEPEAQIPLETRTLEPSEASSVQPEPPIDQEEAENDENPEILTPNSPTIDQDEAQNSDAPDASADSDLPKLEPELERMIDFLVEITEKISVPAIKTDIWKLYQARMKQNVKEECIRQRFMSKLAPIIHRLDNYSIEARVRIIFVLSVKVDADFLKELRKNAVVRVDDEQLITKYVSCNDGGLKLEGNHSMSDRLKNRKRSLDLIKDVDCEKKEAEHDVKKTKKSTSGSENDTDAEETDFHSITERQPKVVENSENRKRASSAKRRLVTSSSEESDQDDRSSRSKTEKQRKIAANEKRSSTASRVRILSDSSDESNREEGPSCSNSKKLTKISGNKKNPAILRKRLLGDSSDKSDKDERTSCPSSKKRPKLAENKKNASQPKRCLSGSNVKSDKNEKAGCSGTKKQEKVVKNKKKPPTPKANENTTTSDHSRIETDDIQFEGVYPIEPCAPVSSGMPILSVKTEPRSTEHLSFSYENVAYTQAEFSSTTYACPEPTETISLHDFLTLLRRLLILLQCEELAELARNIKTISETGGDEKIPTNRINSVLDVAFYKIQRKFVVTSSPNSTSAREFLKLFKNLLNLLESRAVDMLLGQVSGKLSELEHVDMNLSIAYIEECVRAILSIFS; encoded by the exons ATGAACCCGAAAAACAAATCATCAACAATCATTTCGAAAAACGTCGAGGAGCTGCTTCCGACACTATTCCCCATCACAGAAGTTCGaagtttcggaaaaaagtgTCGCAGtatcgaaatttcgaaatccTATTTAATCAACAGAGCTCTCGTCTCAAATCTAGACATCGAGCCGGACGAGCCAATTGTGAGGATTCGAGGATTATTGGCATTTCATCATGAACTTCAAGAAGATTCTCGAAATGTGAACTTTCTATTCACATACGGATGTGTCTGTTTGGATGCTCGAGGGACTGGAAATAATCCTGGAAGATTTGTCCGAAGAAGCTGCTTTCCGAATAGTTATCTTAGTTATGAAAGAAACAATACAGAATTCCATATAATTATCAAAGCAAGAGACTTCATTCCATATGGACATGAGATTACTATCGATTTTAATGACGATTTCTTTCCTTTGAATTGTTCATTAAAATGTACTGTGCACTTGGAGGATTCTGAGAATTGTCGACGGGAATGGAAGAGAAAGTATATTCAGAATGATGGTTATTGGAAACCGCCGGAACTCTCT atttccgcATCTTCAAGCAGCACTTCACAAATCGATCCTGAACCATCAAAAACACCATTTAACGAAGAACAAGAGAAACTACTTAAATCGAttatcaatcaatcaaaaatcattCCGATGATGCCACGACACACGAAACATCTGTGCCACGTGTTCAAGCAGGAGTTTGGATCAGAGAAGACTGTCGAGGAGATTGACGATGATctaggaaaattaatttcggaTTTCACTAGTCGAGTGATGAAATCGAATATTGTATTGAATGATGATCGTCTGATGAATGCAATAACATTACgcaatgttttgtatgtgaCAAGTGTATCAGTTGAAGAGAATGTACTAGAAtg gcTCCACGACGCTGGTGTCAATGTGTTTCTGAACAAGAATCGACagttatttttgatgaaatattcGAAGACAGACAAGAGTCCGTTGAATGTACACAGTTTGGATCGAAAAACCAAAGACTATGAGCTGTATTTGAAGGAACAGATGACGAAACTTCTTGCagg GATGCCTGATGAATCTGGAAGAGAAACCAGCCAAGCAGCAAATGAAGTAGAAGTTCAGGCAGCGATGGAGAACGTGGAAGAAGGAGAAATTGTCCCAGAGAGCGG AAATCGCGTGTTCTCACCATTGCCACCACCGCCACCTCCACCTCTGGAAATGTCAAGAGAATCATCGCCGATTAGCTCAGTTTCAGGAAAATCCATTAAACTTCTCACACTTCAACTAAAGGAAACTATGCATAAGaagaattctttttttcattccagTTATGTTAAGAAGGAAGAAACGGGAATTATCAATGGAGAGTCGATACAAGTTACGAAAAAAGCTGAATCATCTCAATTTTCGGATTCCTCTCCAATTCTTCTAGTAAATCCACACGTTCACACAGAAGCGCCGGAACCAACTCCAAAAGAGCATATGGAGAGAAAATG GAGCACCACCCATTCTGGAAGCATGGGTGAGCTCCAGAGacctgtgacgtcacaaagttccagaaaatcgaGTCGCTGGGATGTCACTGAAGAGGATTTGAAAcg aaaactttccGCCACGTCATCCACCCACAATCCGAGAGAACGTGCTTCCGTGGAACTGGAAACCCGACAATCCGAAGAGATACAAAAACTTCAGCGACTTGTGAACGTGATAAAGCCTCGTGATGATTCTCTGGAGGGCACCTCGAATTTGGATGCTGCAAATCGAGAAATTCCAATTGAAGCATCGAGCACAGCGCCGCTCCtttcgagaagttttcaattttggcgggaacgCTCAAAATCTCCTGATGATTCTGCTCAAAATCACTCGGATTTGCACGGAACTTCATTGAAAAGCCGTCCAGATGCtcagaaaaatccaattccGCAAGCAGTAGCTAAAACGATgttgaaatttccagtttcTACTCTAGACCGGCCggttaatacaaaaaaatcgatggcATTTGGACAAGAAGCTCAAATCATGCCGAAAAGTTCAGTTTTCGTTAATAATGCGGTGAAAATcccacaaaaatttgtcatagTGAAGGAAGCTAGCTCTGATAATCCAAATGCGGCGGAAAATCCAGTTTCTACTCAAAATACCGTGGATTTGCACGATATTCCATCGAAAACCCCGCAACAGAAGGTTACGTCGGAGAATAGAGGCTCAGGTGCTCCAAATTCGTCAGAAGATCAGCAAAAGCTCGACGAAATAGCGCCAACAACTCAAATTTTACCGGAAGATCCAGTTTCTGTTCAAAGTCGCTCGGATGTGTGCGAAGTTACAGcagaaacttctcaaaaatcggTTGGACCGGAGAGAATTGGCGGAGATGCTCAAAGTTCATCGGAAAATACAGTTTCTGTTCGAAATCGCGTGGATTTGCACGGAATCCCTTCGAAAACTCCACAAAAATTGGTTCAGTCaggaaaaagtgctcaaagtTCGACGGAAAATCAACAACAGATTGAAATGACACCAGAAGCtcgaattttatcaaaaaatccaatttcggCTCAATCGAAAACCCCGGTGAAAGAAGAACGTCCCGAATCTCACAGTTTGTCGGAAAGTTTCGCTTCAACCCAGCATCCAATGAAAATCTcggaaatatctgaaaattccacCCAAAATCGTTCGGATTCGTCGAGAATTGGGCTGCGATCGGTGAAATTGGAGCAAATTCCGTCGAGAACCATCAAAGTAGAAGAACCAACGGATTTCCCATCAAACTCGGAGCCAGAAGCTCAAATTCCGCTTGAAACGAGAACTTTGGAGCCGTCCGAAGCTTCAAGTGTGCAACCGGAGCCCCCAATCGACCaggaagaagctgaaaatgatGAGAATCCAGAAATTTTGACTCCAAACTCGCCAACAATTGATCAGGATGAAGCTCAAAATTCAGATGCACCAGATGCTTCCGCGGATtcagatttgccgaaattggaGCCAGAACTCGAGCGAATGATTGATTTTCTCGTGGAAATTACAGAGAAAATCAGTGTTCCAGCGATTAAAACAgatatttggaaattgtaTCAAGCAAGGATGAAGCAGAATGTAAAAGAGGAATGTATTCGTCAAAG attcatgtCAAAACTGGCTCCGATTATACATCGTTTGGATAATTATAGCATTGAGGCTCGAGTTCGCATCATTTTCGTTTTGAGTGTTAAGGTGGAtgcggattttttgaaaga gcTTCGCAAAAACGCCGTGGTTCGTGTTGATGACGAGCAATTGATTACAAAGTATGTGTCTTGTAATGATGGTGGATTGAAGCTTGAAGGAAATCATTCAATGTCGGATAGGTTAAAGAATCGAAAGAGAAGTTTGGATTTGATTAAGGATGTCGATTGTGAGAAGAAAGAGGCCGAGCATGATGTTAAAAAGACGAAAAAGAG cacTAGTGGTTCTGAGAATGACACCGACGCAGAGGAAACGGATTTTCATTCGATAACTGAACGACAACCgaaagttgttgaaaattctgaaaataggaAGAG agcttcGTCAGCCAAAAGACGTCTAGTGACAAGTTCTTCTGAAGAAAGTGACCAGGATGATCGATCGAGTcgatcaaaaactgaaaagcaACGGAAAATTGCAGCAAATGAGAAAAG ATCTTCCACCGCATCCAGAGTGCGTATATTGAGTGACTCATCAGACGAAAGTAACAGAGAGGAAGGACCAAGTTGCTCGAATTCCAAAAAGCTGactaaaatttcaggaaataagaaaaa ccccgCGATACTCCGAAAACGTTTGCTGGGAGACTCTTCCGACAAAAGTGACAAGGACGAGAGAACAAGCTGCCCAAGTTCCAAAAAACGACCAAAACttgctgaaaataagaaaaa cgctTCCCAACCCAAAAGATGTCTCAGTGGCTCTAATGTGAAAAGcgacaaaaatgagaaagcTGGTTGTTCGGGCaccaaaaaacaagaaaaagtcgtcaaaaataagaaaaa acctcCAACTCCAAAGGCCAATGAAAATACCACTACTTCTGATCATTCCAGAATTGAAACTGATGATATTCAATTTGAAGGAGTATATCCAATTGAACCCTGTGCTCCTGTATCTTCTGGAATGCCGATTCTTTCTGTGAAAACTGAGCCAAGAAGCACTGAACATTTGAGCTTCTCCTATGAGAACGTGGCATACACCCAAGCGGA attctCTTCGACGACCTACGCATGTCCAGAACCAACAGAGACAATCAGCCTTCACgattttttgacacttttacGTCGCCTTCTTATTCTGTTGCAATGCGAAGAGCTCGCGGAGCTCGCAAGAAATATCAAGACAATTAGCGAAACTGGAGGCGATGAA aaaattccaacGAATCGAATCAATTCGGTGCTCGACGTGGCATTCTACAAAATTCAGCGAAAATTCGTCGTGACGTCATCTCCCAATTCGACGAGCGCCCGAGAATTcctgaaacttttcaagaatCTCCTAAATTTGTTGGAATCTCGAGCAGTCGACATGCTCTTGGGCCAAGTTTCAGGGAAATTGTCGGAGTTGGAGCATGTGGATATG aatcTTTCAATTGCCTATATCGAAGAATGTGTCAGGGCAATTCTCTCCATCTTCTCATAA